One segment of uncultured Tolumonas sp. DNA contains the following:
- a CDS encoding H-NS family nucleoid-associated regulatory protein: MSDFLRTFLNARSLKAVTRELTLEQLNEGYEKLTAIVEERRVNEEAVRKGQAERLQKIAEYKEMLRAEGIDLADLIDASTVTEKTSKRAPRPAKYQYTDADGSVKTWTGQGRQPVPIREAIAQGKSLNDFLI; this comes from the coding sequence ATGTCAGATTTTCTGAGAACATTTTTAAACGCTCGCAGCCTGAAAGCAGTAACCCGCGAACTGACTCTGGAACAATTAAATGAAGGCTATGAAAAATTAACAGCCATTGTTGAAGAGCGTCGCGTTAATGAAGAAGCTGTTCGTAAAGGACAAGCTGAACGCTTACAGAAAATTGCTGAATATAAAGAAATGTTGCGTGCAGAAGGTATCGATTTAGCTGATTTAATTGATGCCTCTACTGTGACAGAAAAAACTTCTAAACGTGCGCCACGTCCGGCTAAATATCAGTACACTGATGCTGATGGTTCTGTAAAAACTTGGACTGGTCAAGGCCGTCAGCCAGTACCAATTCGTGAAGCAATTGCCCAAGGTAAATCGCTGAACGATTTCCTGATCTAA
- a CDS encoding slipin family protein, producing the protein MLIDYTSTWMEVFIVIAVFGWFLSSAIYIFREYERGVVFTLGRFWKVKGPGLVIIIPFIQKAARVDLRTIVLEVPTQDVISRDNVSVKVSAVVYLRVIDPEKAIIQVMDYLNATSQLAQTMLRSVLGKHQLDDMLAEREKLNTDIQQALDAQTDSWGIKVSNVEIKQVDLTESMIRAIARQAEAERERRAKVIHAEGELQASEKLYQAAKVLAQEPQAILLRYLETLTVIGADKNTTIVFPLPMDVIAPLLERVKNELK; encoded by the coding sequence ATGCTTATTGACTACACATCAACCTGGATGGAAGTTTTTATTGTTATTGCTGTATTTGGGTGGTTTCTGTCATCAGCAATCTATATTTTTCGGGAATATGAACGCGGAGTAGTTTTTACTCTCGGTCGATTCTGGAAAGTAAAAGGCCCCGGTCTCGTGATCATTATTCCTTTTATACAAAAAGCAGCACGCGTAGATCTGCGAACTATCGTTCTGGAAGTACCAACACAAGATGTTATTTCTCGCGACAATGTTTCCGTCAAAGTCAGTGCTGTTGTCTATTTACGAGTTATTGATCCTGAAAAAGCAATTATTCAAGTGATGGATTATCTCAATGCAACCAGTCAATTAGCCCAAACGATGTTACGTTCGGTGTTGGGCAAACACCAACTCGACGATATGTTGGCTGAACGTGAAAAATTAAATACCGATATCCAACAGGCACTGGATGCGCAAACTGACTCATGGGGAATTAAAGTATCAAACGTTGAAATCAAACAAGTTGATTTAACAGAATCAATGATCAGAGCGATCGCCAGACAGGCAGAAGCTGAGCGTGAACGCCGCGCTAAAGTGATCCATGCGGAAGGTGAACTACAGGCATCAGAGAAACTATATCAAGCAGCTAAAGTGCTTGCCCAAGAGCCACAAGCGATATTGCTACGTTATTTAGAAACATTGACCGTAATTGGTGCTGATAAGAATACAACAATAGTATTCCCTTTACCGATGGACGTAATTGCACCACTGCTGGAACGAGTAAAAAATGAGCTTAAATAG